From Plasmodium brasilianum strain Bolivian I chromosome 5, whole genome shotgun sequence, the proteins below share one genomic window:
- a CDS encoding ubiquitin-like protein, translating into MYVTVGTNDILITINDFVNKNSSTYQLTDISNSIKINELINKIKLLKNYTYENSSLVLYFARVECKLDEKLSTYNKSNRKTIKLELYLSSLITVNVRTLQSCGSGTSRCIPLWSACFRQTIKIKIVDTSEVRVLKQKIYNLTDESVSIPVENIVLLYKGAPLNNFLTLKESELVDNCRIDYFVPICYIYKEKKENDEDDSDECEENKARNELQDMTGKKINAEKTINMEQKEINNDAVKGSEKKEVGNEKLESTEK; encoded by the exons ATGTACGTAACGGTAGGTACTAACGATATATTAATTACAATAAACGACTTTGTTAATAAGAACTCGTCGACGTACCAGCTGACTGATATTAGCAatagtattaaaataaatgaacttattaataaaattaaattattaaaaaattatacatatgagAATTCATCATTGGTGTTATACTTTGCGAGGGTGGAATGTAAGCTGGATGAAAAATTATCTACGTATAATAAATCAAATAGAAAAACcataaaattagaattataCTTATCATCATTGATTACAGTTAATGTTAGAACGCTACAGTCATGTGGGTCAGGAACAAGCCGATGTATTCCTTTATGGTCCGCATGCTTTAGACAaactattaaaataaaaattgtcgACACGAGTGAAGTCCGAGTGCTGaagcaaaaaatttataatctAACGGATGAGTCTGTTTC aataCCCGTTGAGAATATTGTACTGCTCTATAAAGGCGCACCCCTAAACAACTTCTTAACCCTTAAAGAGTCAGAGCTAGTTGACAATTGTAGAATTGATTATTTTGTACCAATATGTTACATATACaaagaaaagaaggaaaatgaTGAGGATGACAGTGATGAATGTGAAGAGAATAAGGCGCGTAATGAACTTCAGGATATGAcagggaaaaaaataaacgcggaaaaaacaataaacaTGGAACAAAAAGAGATTAATAATGATGCAGTTAAAggaagtgaaaaaaaagaagtggGTAATGAAAAATTGGAGAGCActgagaaataa